One genomic window of Gossypium hirsutum isolate 1008001.06 chromosome D11, Gossypium_hirsutum_v2.1, whole genome shotgun sequence includes the following:
- the LOC107913293 gene encoding pentatricopeptide repeat-containing protein At5g67570, chloroplastic: MDASIVPSPKLPPPHFQPNTENIKRRLLRKGVYPTPKIVRTLRKREILKHNRKTKQPQPETPSLSASDLQSLAEESHFLTLKREYRRFSEALNPNRERQSPSLAGKPWERIEGPKLPDLVSENEEFHGESLKRQNLKELREMFEEDLRWVLEDDVDVEDDGCLLPTEKQMQDLDTSKRWRNEKEAIRFLVDRLSEREITERHWKFVRIMKQSGLQFTEWQLLRIVEGLGKNGKWRQAMAIVQWLYGNKERKDFKSRFVYTKLLSVLGKARRPQEALQIFKLMLGDCLIYPDLAAYHSIAVTLGQAGLLKELLNIIECMRQKPSKRIKNMRRRNWDPVLEPDLVVYNAVLNACVPLHQWKGVSWVFEQLRKSGLRPNGATYGLAMEVMLQSGKYDLVHEFFRKMKRSGEAPRALTYKVLVKAFWEEGKINEAVEAVQDMERRGVIGTASVYYELACCLCRNGRWQDAMIEVDKIKRLSTRKPLEITFTGLIMASLDGGYVDDCISIFQYMKDHCAPNIGTINAMLKVYGQNDMFSKAKELFEETNKAKSGPYSSLNDKFGNLIPDGFTYSLMLEASASAHQWEYFEYVYKEMALSGYQLDQSKLPILLVEASRAGKWYLLEHAFDASLEGGEIPHPLIFTEMLIQATWQSNYEKAVTLVNTMAHAPFQVSEKQWTYLFLKNRDRITQGCLVKLFDALSSSELSSEITVSNLLRSLQSLCGSALSTSSMSFGNFGETYGSERLNIPSISGNEKGKAATYPPLKATDTSFAMLSLTNAGKNEEGGVDADDSASKKHSFTRDFANDVTSGEPTNGSGKQVPLLNLDEYTKDTDEAETDLPVDGNTDMDLLIDEDSDSLTSKLPSAQEILESWKKSRESDGIYFPFHLGQK, from the exons ATGGACGCTTCAATAGTCCCATCTCCTAAGCTCCCGCCTCCCCACTTCCAACCTAACACCGAAAACATCAAACGGAGGCTTCTCCGGAAAGGCGTTTACCCTACTCCCAAAATTGTTAGAACTCTCAGGAAAAGGGAAATTCTCAAACATAACCGCAAAACTAAACAACCCCAGCCTGAAACCCCATCCCTCTCCGCTTCCGACCTCCAGTCTTTGGCTGAAGAGTCTCACTTTTTAACCCTAAAACGCGAGTACAGACGCTTCTCCGAAGCTCTCAACCCCAATAGGGAGCGCCAAAGTCCTTCCTTGGCGGGAAAACCATGGGAGAGAATCGAGGGACCCAAACTCCCGGACCTCGTTTCAGAAAACGAAGAGTTCCACGGGGAGAGCTTGAAGAGACAGAACCTTAAAGAACTCAGAGAAATGTTCGAAGAGGATCTCCGTTGGGTCCTGGAGGATGATGTTGACGTGGAAGACGATGGTTGTCTGTTACCCACTGAAAAGCAAATGCAGGACTTGGACACTTCAAAACGTTGGCGTAACGAGAAAGAAGCAATTCGATTCCTTGTTGACAG GTTAAGTGAGAGGGAGATAACGGAAAGGCATTGGAAATTTGTAAGGATAATGAAGCAATCAGGGTTGCAATTTACAGAGTGGCAGTTACTTAGGATTGTTGAAGGACTTGGAAAGAACGGGAAATGGAGGCAGGCAATGGCCATTGTCCAATGGCTGTATGGTAATAAGGAGCGTAAAGATTTCAAAAGCAG GTTTGTTTACACAAAACTGTTGTCAGTTCTTGGGAAGGCGAGACGACCCCAGGAAGCTCTTCAGATTTTCAAGCTGATGCTT GGAGACTGCCTTATATATCCCGATTTAGCTGCATATCACAGTATTGCTGTTACATTGGGGCAAGCTGGTCTTTTGAAGGAATTGCTGAACATAATCGAGTGCATGAGACAGAAACcttctaaaagaattaaaaatatgcgACGCAGGAACTGGGATCCTGTgcttgaacctgatctggttgTATATAATGCG GTTCTGAATGCTTGTGTCCCACTGCATCAGTGGAAGGGTGTTTCCTGGGTGTTTGAACAGCTTAGAAAGAGTGGTCTGAGACCTAATGGAGCGACATATGGGCTTGCAATGGAG GTAATGTTGCAATCTGGGAAGTATGATTTGGTCCATGAGTTTTTTAGAAAAATGAAAAGGAGCGGAGAAGCTCCAAGAGCACTTACTTACAAAG TCCTTGTCAAAGCTTTTTGGGAGGAAGGAAAGATTAATGAAGCTGTGGAAGCGGTCCAGGATATGGAACGGAGGGGAGTAATTGGAACGGCCAGTGTCTACTATGAGCTAGCCTGCTGTCTTTGCAGAAATGGAAGGTGGCAAGATGCTATGATAGAG GTGGACAAGATTAAAAGACTATCTACTAGGAAACCTTTGGAGATCACCTTCACTGGTTTGATAATGGCTTCCCTGGATGGTGGATATGTTGATGATTGCATTTCCATATTTCAATACATGAAAGACCATTGTGCACCCAACATAGGAACCATAAATGCAATGCTTAAAGTGTATGGCCAGAATGATATGTTTTCTAAAGCCAAAGAGTTGTTTGAAGAAACCAATAAAGCTAAATCTGGTCCTTATAGTTCCCTGAATGATAAGTTTGGTAACCTTATCCCTGATGGCTTCACTTATAGCTTAATGCTGGAGGCGTCTGCTAGTGCTCACCAATGGGAATATTTTGAGTATGTCTATAAGGAGATGGCTCTCTCTGGATATCAGCTAGATCAAAGTAAACTTCCAATTCTACTTGTGGAAGCATCCAGAGCTGGAAAG TGGTATCTATTAGAACATGCCTTTGATGCCTCTTTGGAAGGTGGAGAGATTCCACATCCTCTGATCTTCACTGAGATGTTGATACAAGCTACTTGGCAAAGTAATTATGAGAAGGCTGTCACCTTGGTCAACACCATGGCTCATGCTCCATTTCAAGTTAGTGAAAAGCAGTGGACTTacctttttttgaaaaatagagatAGGATTACTCAAGGTTGTTTAGTGAAACTGTTTGATGCACTCTCCAGTTCTGAGTTATCATCTGAAATCACAGTCTCAAACTTGTTAAGATCTCTGCAATCTCTTTGTGGATCTGCCCTGTCTACCAGTTCCATGTCCTTTGGTAACTTTGGGGAAACTTATGGTAGTGAGAGATTAAATATTCCAAGTATTTCCGGGAATGAGAAAGGAAAAGCAGCCACATATCCTCCATTAAAAGCAACTGATACATCATTTGCTATGTTGTCTCTTACCAATGCTGGAAAGAACGAAGAGGGTGGTGTCGATGCAGATGATAGTGCATCCAAAAAACACAGCTTCACAAGGGATTTTGCTAATGATGTTACATCTGGTGAGCCTACTAATGGTTCAGGTAAGCAGGTCCCTTTGTTAAACCTAGATGAGTATACCAAAGATACCGATGAGGCTGAAACCGACCTTCCAGTTGATGGCAATACTGACATGGATTTGCTAATCGATGAGGATAGTGATTCTCTTACGTCAAAACTGCCTTCTGCACAAGAAATATTGGAATCATGGAAGAAAAGCAGGGAAAGTGATGGGATATACTTCCCTTTCCATCTTGGGCAGAAGTGA